The genomic segment GCTTCACCcatctcttttcctctctcaataaatatatatatatatatatatacgcagTACAATAATACGTATTTGTTGAGAACGACAACGGAAACAGTACAGACGTATTTGCACAAGTACATCAACCTAGAAAGTGATTGACGACTACACATGCAGGTAGACATCTCGACAAACCCCAGAAGTGCATGCCCAGTTCTACATGCATAAAAATGATCTAATTCCCCAGTTACGTCATCAGAGGGTGAGAGACATATCGACGTCGTTGAGTGAAAGCTTGCCTAGTTCGGtgaaagacgagacacagagtACACGGTCTTTCTTTATCCGACCCCAGTCGTCGGCTGTCGAGTCGAAAGTTCCTCTATCCAAAACCTAGTTCGACGGCCGACCGAAAACAACACGACTGGCTCAGGGAGCGCAAAATGCGATTCTCGGATATCACAAAATTCAGCTCATTTACACACATGCGCATGGCCTTTGCTCAATATACCTTAAGTCCACAGCCTTTGTAGATGTCCCAACATCAGAAAGCACACCGAACCTCATCAATAGATGTGGATGTACGCAGAGGCAACTCTGTTCTCTCTACGTTCAGAAACTCGACGGTGTCGGCTTCAGTGCGAATCTCACCCTCTGGCGTTCATCCAGGTGCCCCTCCAACACAGATCTGCGCTCCTTCCACCTTTTGTCGGCGCCAAAAAGCGAGGGAAAACTACTACTCTGACGCCCGTTTGACCGGCTCATCGTGCTGGTAACAATAATCTCTGTGACAGGTTTTTCTACGGGCTTGAAGGTCTGTTTTTATCCCACCTGCACCGCGTACTATATCTAGCCCCGCATTGTGTATGTACTGTATCGGACAGATGCTTCGTGACCCCTCTCTGTCAGGTGCtagcttcttcctcatctgtCAAGCCCAGGAAATTGGCTGCCAGCATCAGCTCTAGGGCGATGTCGCTCTCAACTTGGAATGCGCCGTTGTGGCCTCCCTCGCGGTTCCACTGTCTCCGGAAACGGAGGTAGTCCACGATTTTCTGAAGGACCCGGTGGCGGATCGAAGGAAATCGCAGCTCTCGAGTTTTACCTTCTCTGTAGAGCGCTGCTCCATCTTCGGCACTCGCTAGCATGCGCCGAAACATCGGACATTCTTCCGCGACCTCAAGCTCGACGACAATAGCCGTGTCCTCACTCCCTATCAGCTTcaaagtgcatgcaggcatcttctctccgccacaGTGAGAACCGCTTGCGGAACGAGCCACCGTTTCGGTCGAAGACCAAGAGGAAGAGTAGGAAggagtggaggaagaagcggaagacgaagcagtgTAAGAtaacgaagaagatgacgaGGAGATAGACGACAGATTTTCAGCTGAGGAATCTCGTTTCCAGTGGCCGTGGCTCGTCTGGTGCGTGTCTGATCCTCCGGTCTCTCTCACCGCCTCACTGTGCTCGGGAGGATCGACGGATGGAGCTTGTTGTCCATTTTCCTCGGAGCGTGCTGGACAGGCGGAtacgtctgcatgcgtcatTGTGTCGCAAAGATAGAAAATGCCACCCTATCTCTGGCTTCTAAGCGATTTGACACCTGAGGAAAAGAGATATGCTCACTTGTTTGATCCCCTTGGGCTCGTTTGGACCACGTCCGTCTCTTGCTGGGGACATAAACTTCATCGGGCGGAATTTCTTGTTTTGTTCGGTCCTCTGGAGACGGTCTACATTACGCATGTCGCACTCAAAAAGGTGaccgacgaagaaagagatgtATTTTTTCTTTATGACCCCCAAGAAGACCGTGGACGCCGAACGAAACCAGACATAGAGGGCAACGGCCCGTTGCAGTGAAGACAGATGAAATACAGGAAGGTTCACGCTCTGCTGGCAGAACGCTCTATTTGTGTGGGCATTCTTGGAGGTGTTTACGATTTGACAACGTGTGAAGAGATCTGTGTTTTCCCAGTTGCTGCTTTGCGGATACACTTCTCCGTACTTGAGCGTGAAAATTCtaagacagaaaaaaacggggTAAACCGGAGATGAAAAACGACAAGgaggacaggaagagaggagagagagcgaaagacaTGTGCGGACACGGGCGAGACAAGGAAATATGGAAATGTCCGTTTGAGGCACCGGCGCGTAACGCCTTGGTACTGGCCTACAGAGTTTTCTTCCGGTATGTGTCGTCTGCAGAAGCCGCAACTCTGGAATGGGAAAGTCTTTTAAAGCataagagagacagcggtgTTCATaggaaatgaagaaaaagaaagctgCGAAGAAATATAGCTGCTTGGCGCCAATTGTCGTTAACAAGGGAGCGGCCGCAAATACAAGCGTAAATAACGGTATCAACCACAACCAGAAGTCGAAGCTTCAGATCAGGGACGGAAAGTGGAAAGCCCAAACTTTGGAATCAGTCAGTTCCACTTCACGCCCATAATTTACTTAGATACACAGAGGAAAGATAAATCGTAAAGGAAACGCGAATGGCTGACAAAAGAAATCCTTTTAACGCTGCTTTTGCATGTTTCGCACGACTTTGCCCTTGGCCCTTGCACACCCAGCTCAGGGGTTAATTCAACAAGACACATCAACTGCTGTAGCGAGCGAAGTGTGTAAACacacttttttctcgaagGTGTGGCTACTGAAAGAATGCACCTCTGCATGTGCAAGATCCTCCGAACAAGCGGAGTTGTTCGTAAGTCATTTCGTCTAGATGAGGTCACTGTCTTGGGCAGCATGGCATCCACACATGTTGTCCGCATGTAAGCCGACCCAGAAATTCAATAGTCTTCATGCGTTCTTCCGCGGCTTTTTCTTCTAGACCCGCACTGCTTTCTTCCCAAGTTTCCCCATAGAACAACTCACCGTCTTTTTCCTTGAACTATTCGTTTTATGTGTTCATTCCTCCGTGCAACTAAGGGAATCGCTAGTCTACCGTTCCCAGTGTGCAGGTCTGAGTGCTTGACCTCATCTACTTACCTAGTGCACTGGTCTCGAAACAGAAGCTATTTTCGCTTTCGATAACGCCAGCGGATTTCCTCACGCACAACACCTTGTTCCGCTGTCTAGACTAGCAATCGCGTAACGGTCGTCACATTTACACTGGGTGGTACACACGAAAACTCGACCGTTGCAGATCTGGTACTGTCCTGCACAATGAGTGACATCAAATACGAGCGCATTTTCTGCGCCGAACAAATCAATGTTCCTCCGGAGCTACCGCCTTTGCTGAAAGAGTATTCAAAACAAGTGGGTTGCTATTCCTTCTCAGTTTGCTGTGCAAACGCACTCTTCACCGGAGTGAAATATAACAGCTTGCTCGTGTCATCGGAACGGAGAGTACCCTATCTGTCCGCTATCGAGTGGCCTCTCAGTTCACAAATTTCGTTCCTTCACAGCGTGAACTCTGTCGTTTAGCCATATATCACACATTTACTCCTTCAAATGCATCTACACACACTGCAGGGGAAAACTTCTAGTTGTAAAGAGTAGCACATTGCCAGAGGCTCGGCTCCAGTACGGACTTCTGAGTGTTAAACGGTGACACGCTTTCATAGATATCATGTTCCCTCGTGAACAATGTGTATGGGCAGGCACCTTCCAGAAAGATCAGTAAATGGTCTTTAAACTGAGTTTCGGGACCATCAGTCACTTGTTTACAAAACTGTAGCTCGCAGGATTGGCCTTGTGAGgtcgtgtgtgtgtgcgtgtgaaTGAAACGTATCCTATTCAACTGTGGTAAACGAAACACACTTTAGGACACCTTTCATCACTGTAGGCATTCTCTTTCTAGAGTGTGCAATCGCTGATGTAGTCGCCATATCGTGTGAAAGAACTACTTCGAGATTCTTTGTTGTGTAGCTCATTCGAGAGGATACGACAAGCGGTCTAACAGGTAGGGTTGTGCATTTTCTAGAGGGATTTCGCCTGCCACAGGCAAACAAAGCAGCGAGCACATAAGACAGTCGTACTTTGTTGTGTGCCGCGCTTCCATTCCGAGGAAAGGGCGCCGGCTCCACTTCCCTGAGACAGTGATGCCACCTGTAACACGCGAGATGCTCccgcgaaaaacagaggcgaTTTGAACGACTATGAGAATCTTCCACCGCAGACCAGCTGTATCGATTCTTTTTCCGTTGGGACAGATCTTTGCCTGCCTGTAAAGTCCACAGAGTAATTTGCGTGAGCGGACAAAGTAGACGGCGTCTGTAGCCGGTAATGGATGACGTTTTGCCAATAAGCATATGCTGGTAACGGCGGGATAGAAAATGCCACACCATCTTGGCACTGTGTGACGTTGTTGTGTGGCGCAGATCAGCTGGAGGCGGAGCAAAAACTGTACGAGTGGTCCTATGCGTTCTTTAAAAGAAAAATGGAAGCAGGTAAAACTCTCTTCAGCAGTCCACCACATCACCGTGCAGCGGGAAATAtatccttcttctcgtcccaAAGGCCTAGCAAACCGAAACAGCACAGCCTCATGCTGTTCCTGGGGCACACCTACGCATGACACACAAAAGGCAAATTCGAACATGATTGCGCAGCGAGTCAGAGGCACCATCTAGAGTTTTAACTGAAGTCCTTGTTACACAGAGTAAGGAACAAAAGCGAAACATTCTTCACCTGTCCGTGTTGGTTCAGCCCGAAGCATACGATAAACCGTCGTTTTCTGCCACTTTcacagcgcatgcaaacacgTGTGCATACTTATGCAACCTATTTTCGCACATACACAATTATCAATACATCCCTATGCGCGTACTCGCAACACATTTTCCAGGACATGACCGTATTGGAGGGAATCTGTTCTCTATCGTTTGTCCCACTGATCTGCTTGTCCCTGATGGCAGGCAAGGTCAAGTTACCAGAACAGCCTCAAGAATTTTTGGAAAACTAGCGCCTTTGAAaggctttttcttctttgtttcaaGACATGTGAATCTGTCTGTTAATGCCAGAGGCTCCGCCTCCGTGATTTGTTCAATTGCGCGAGTAAAGTGCAGTGGATGACGCAGCCAACGTTatgaagggagaagacgaaggtcTGTCAAATGCTAATCGCCTATGCGCCCTTGCTTGAAATAAAGGAAAAGCGGGGGCGACGAAAACACCTCCGGGTCACAGTTTTGTGGCGGTGAGACATCGCCGCGGAGAGCTGGTGCCAGACACGCTTTAACTTGCACCAGCCTACCAGAGCACCAcctgctctctgcgtttttaTGGCAACCTCCGTCTTACAGATATATTCATACAAGAGGGagtgtgtatatatatgcatggaGCTAATTAGGCTTCTGCAAATCTGGGACCGTAATATAATAACATTCGTCGATATGTAAATTCGTACACATGTGTTAAGATACGTGACCGCCCATGTGGCATTAATATAtgaatctgcatgcaaactgGCGGAGCGCGACAGAGATACGGCTTCATGTTCCTGCAAAAACGAATCTGCATTCGCTTATATGGAAGGGACACGAAATTGCACACTGCTACTGAACGACGGACGCACGCTCTGAAGTGTAGATCCATTGCTGAGTTATGTCTCACGGGGATGCATTTGTTCATCCGTGACCAGTCGCATACTTTCTCCGATTGGAGTTTCGGACCAGACACAACGTGCTGATATAAGGCGCGTTGTTTGCACCCCAGGAGAGCAAACATCGACTGATGACTCTACGAGACACCAGGGCAACGCACGGCTGAAAGAATGTCGGAagcgtttcgtctcctttgttGTAGAAACTTCGTTTAATCAACGAAACACGCGTGTCTGCCTTCACCGACACCATCACACGCTTTTCCCTGCTTACTCAACTACAGTTTCCCCATATACAGaaggacaggagagaaaagaggaagtgaaagcgacgagaggaacagagaaaaagagcggagacagagacaaggaatGAGACACAACAGTGTATATACTGATTACCATACTCATCGATATGCATGAatacagagaaacgcgcaaaTTCAGAAAATTGTGTGCATACTCACACGCGTTTGTATGGGCGCGGCGGACTTCGTTGCATCACTCCATTTTAGAAACTGGCGCTAGACACGCCACTGTGCAGTGGGAAGACGTGGAATATCATGGTCGATCACGACCATCAAAGCTGGCCAACCACTACCCATAAAAAGGTATCAAAGAACGGAAAAAACTGAAGTGCCTCCTACCTTTCACAGAAAACAGATGGCCGTAAGAATTGCGGAAAATGGACCCCCACCTTTTCAGAATTTCGAGACTTGAATATTCCAGTGTTTTCGGACACCAAAGAAAACTTTCGTAGTCGCACGTTCGCAGATTTTGGTATTCATATCAGACTGATACAAATGCGCCTGTATCTCCACAGATACATTTCTACCAGAAGTACTCATGTGGAGCCTTGCATAACTACTTGCTTGAATCTGATCCTAAATTTGAAGGACCATTGACCGCTTCTTTCCTGTACTCGGCCTTCATACGCGCGACCAAGCGTGGGTCTGGCATGGGCTGTCTCCATTCCATTTCTCGAGGCCACGGCGAAAAATCCTACACAAAACCCATTGACACAGAACGCCCCCGCGCAAGCGGCTTAGACCTGCGGCTCATAGCCTCACGTTTCCTCTACACACGACACATATTTGACGCATACAAATACATCGACCTACACAAATACGTACATGCACGTATGTTTTTATGGGATCGGAATGAGTAGAAACAATTTCTCCTTTCTGGAAAGATGACGGCAAATTCTTTCTTGTTGGGTAAAACGAGGGGCTCGTGCCAGAGTGTCTGCGACCTCGCTCCGCCCCCGGGAAAACGGGGACACTAGGAGAGTTGTGTTCTCGTGTATGATTGTAGTAACACAAAATGCAAGTCGGAGACGCCATGAAGGTAGGACATCTCAGAAGCATCCTTTTCTTTGACTGTTAACCCACCTTCATTTGTGGCGGGGGTTGCCCATGCGCCATAAGCTGCTCCTCTTGAATTTTTTTGTGTTCCTCTCGAGCCTTCGCCACGATTGAGGGAGGAAATTTGAGACGATCCCCTGAAAACATACCGTTACCGATGAAGACATACAACACATTTCACATGTGTCTACGACGATTTACCTCAAATGAAGCTACCGAGGATCGCGTACTTCAGAGATGTGTGGGAAGAAAAGcggcagaaaaacaaaaagaggAGACCAACACGAACTCATTTCTCAACCCCTGTTCCAAGTGCTCATCACCGAGTACGCACACTGACACCAGACGTAAATTCTAGGGTCTTGAGTCGAAGTAACCCAACGCGCAGAATCTCGAATGAAGATAGAATCAAACTCAGCCTCACAA from the Toxoplasma gondii ME49 chromosome IX, whole genome shotgun sequence genome contains:
- a CDS encoding hypothetical protein (encoded by transcript TGME49_291010), producing the protein MTHADVSACPARSEENGQQAPSVDPPEHSEAVRETGGSDTHQTSHGHWKRDSSAENLSSISSSSSSLSYTASSSASSSTPSYSSSWSSTETVARSASGSHCGGEKMPACTLKLIGSEDTAIVVELEVAEECPMFRRMLASAEDGAALYREGKTRELRFPSIRHRVLQKIVDYLRFRRQWNREGGHNGAFQVESDIALELMLAANFLGLTDEEEAST